The genomic interval AGCATGTGCGGCGATTTTGGGAATAGAGCGCCAAAAATTGGCGCGGCCCAAGCGCGAGACACCGCGCAAGGGCCGCCCCGCCGCGCTGGTGTCGTCCCCCTTCCCGCGCGCAGCGCGAGAGAAAGGGGGAAGCGGCGCAGCCGCTCAGGGGTTACTTAAATTTCGGCAAGTTAAATTGCGGTGGCACGCCCATGCGGGTGTTGATGATCCACTGCTGTGCAATCGACAAAATGTTGTTCGTCAGCCAGTACAGCACCAGGCCGGCCGGGAAGAAGAAGAACATCACGCTGAAGATCAGCGGCATGAACCACATCATCTTGGCCTGCATCGGGTCTGGCGGCGCGGGGTTCAACGCGGTCTGCAGCAGCGATGACAGCGTCATCAGCAGGGGCAGGATGAAGAACGGGTCGGGCGTGGAGAGGTCGTGGATCCAGCCGATCCAGGGCGCGTTGCGCATCTCGACGCTGGACAGCAGCACCCAGTACAGCGCAATGAACACGGGGATCTGGATCATGATCGGGAAGCAGCCCCCCATGGGGTTGACCTTCTCCTCGCGGTAGATGCGCATCATCTCCTGCTGCATCTGCTGCGGCTTGTCCTTCAGGCGCTCGCGCATCTCCATGATCTTGGGATTGACCGCCTTCATCTTGGCCATGCTGGCGTAGGCCTTGGCATTGAGCCAGTAGAACGCAATCTTGAGCAGCAGCACCAGGCCCACGATGGACCAGCCCCAGTTGCCCAGCAGCTTGTGCAGCTGGTCCAGCAACCAGTACAGCGGCTTGGACAGGATGGTGAGCCAGCCGTAGTCCTTGACCAGCTCCAGGCCCGGATAGAGCTTTTCCATCTGCGTCTCGACCTGCGGACCCGCGAACAGGCGCGCGTCGATGGCTTTGCTGGCGCCCGGTTCAATGCTGCCCAGCGAGGTGAGCATGCCCACGGAGTACAGGTTGGTGTCCACCTTGCGGGTGAACAGTTCACGCTGGGTGCCGTCTGCCAGCAGCCAGGCGGTGGCAAAGTAGTGCTGCACCATGGCCACATAGCCATTGGGCGAATCGCGGGGGATGTCGACCTTGCCGTTCTCGATGTCCTTGAAATCAACCTTCTGGTACTTCTTGGCGTCGGTGAACACCGCCGGGCCCGTGAAGGTGGAATAGAACGAGGACTCACCGGGCGGGGGATTGCCGTCACGCACCAG from Acidovorax sp. FHTAMBA carries:
- the yidC gene encoding membrane protein insertase YidC; protein product: MNDIRRTILWVIFGFSMVLLWDKWQLHNGKQATFFPTTPAVTAPAAATAASGATGAASVPVSSAPLAAASQQGVSAVPGQPAPAAAPAAREQVEVKTDLYRLTFDSEGGSLIKAELLQHIDMADKSRNFLLLDESAQRVYVAQTGLIGGSFPTHKTLMTAVPGPRELQDGQDAITVRFESPEQGGLKLVKTWTIQRGAYDIAVKHEVVNTGNVAVSPQLYLQLVRDGNPPPGESSFYSTFTGPAVFTDAKKYQKVDFKDIENGKVDIPRDSPNGYVAMVQHYFATAWLLADGTQRELFTRKVDTNLYSVGMLTSLGSIEPGASKAIDARLFAGPQVETQMEKLYPGLELVKDYGWLTILSKPLYWLLDQLHKLLGNWGWSIVGLVLLLKIAFYWLNAKAYASMAKMKAVNPKIMEMRERLKDKPQQMQQEMMRIYREEKVNPMGGCFPIMIQIPVFIALYWVLLSSVEMRNAPWIGWIHDLSTPDPFFILPLLMTLSSLLQTALNPAPPDPMQAKMMWFMPLIFSVMFFFFPAGLVLYWLTNNILSIAQQWIINTRMGVPPQFNLPKFK